The Solanum pennellii chromosome 4, SPENNV200 genomic interval ttttaaagaaagttCATCGTATAATGATTTGTATAATGTCATTGCAATGCAACTAGGGATTGATACGAATGTGAATAAACTCAAAATTGAGTATAATATTGAAGAAGGCAAGACACCCAAGTTGATTCACAACGACATGGGTGTTAGAGTTTATATTATGCTTAAAAAGTCTGGAAATGAGTTCAACAAGTATCCACTGTGTATTAGCAAACTGCCTAGTATAATTGGTACCAATGAACTGTGTGGAAGTTCAAATCAGGATAGTGATACGATAACATCTATCAGcatcaatgaaaatgatgaatttgataATAGGCAGCTGAGTATTGGTGAGTTGGTAGAGCCGCTTCATATTTTGTGGTCAGGGAGCTGCGATGGAGTTATTTCAGATCCTTGTAATAAGTTCGTGGAGGTAGACCAAGTGTATAAGTCCAAAGACATATTGAAATCTGTGATGGAAAAATATGCAATTGAAAAAAGATTTCAATATAGAACAGTGAGGTCAAACGCAATCAGGTACCTGCTTTATACATACAAATATGTAATTGTATaagttgttttaattatttgtatattgatgTGTTGTGTTGTTTTTGCTAATGTGGTTATACACTGGAGTGTATTTCTGATGAATGTGAATGGTTAATGAAAGTATCTAATGTCAACAATCTGGTATGTTTAGAATAAGAGCATTTAATACAGACCATACTTGTCCTTTGAAGGATAAAGTGTATTCACAAAAACATACCACAAGCATGCTGATTGGAGGGATCGTTAAACCCAAACTTGTTGATCACAAGAGAAAATATACACCTTCTGATATTCGCAGTGATGTAAAGATATATTTGGGAGTTGATGTAAATTACTCGTTGGCTTGGAGGGCTAGAGAAAAGGCTCTAGTTTCATTGAGGGGGACTGTAGCTGCATCTTACAGCAAACTTCCAACATATttgtatatgatgaatattaCATATCCAGGCTCGCATATACGTCTAAAGAAAACAGATTAAAAATGAGTTCTTGTATGTTTTTGTTGCATTGAATAGTTTTATACAAGGCTTTGAACATTGCAGGACTGTAATTGTTGTGGATGGAAGTCACCTAAGAGGACCGTATAATAGAACATTTGTTGCTGCAAGTACAACGGACGGAGCAGGTatgattcatttattttttattgttcaatttttatcaaaatgttaATGTGTGTGTAAATTAAAATGCAGGACACATTTTTCCACTAGCATATGGTATCATTGATTCGGAAAATGATGCAGCTTGGTTTTGGTTTTTTCTACAACTAAAGGAGGCTTATGGTGAAAGGATTAATATGTGTGTAGTGTCAGATAGAAATGAAAGTATCATAAAGGCAGTGACTCAAGTGTATAGAAATGTGCCACATTATGCTTGTATGTGGCACTTATGGGGTAATGTAGAGAAGAAATTTAGGAAGGCATCCAAGGAGCTAAGTCCTATGTATTATACAATGACAAAGACTTGCAACAAAGTTGAGTTTGACAGGCTGATGGATACTGTAAAAAAAGTTGATGTAGGTGTTAAAGAGTATTTGGAGCTAGCTGGATATGATAAGTGGTCAAGGTGTCATGCAGAAACTCATCGGGGATGGGCTATGACGTCTAACATTGCAGAGAGTATAAATGCTGCATTAGGATATGCTAGGGAATTACCAATATTCAATTTTCTTGAAGAGGTAAGACTGATGTTTGGGAGATGGAATCATGACAACAAACACGAGACAGCCTGCACATTTACTCCGTTGATTGGAAAAGCTCAAAATTTACTAATCGAATATGAAGCATTGAGCACACGAATGGGGAtatgttttatgtatatatatattattaattaatgagttaTGCACACGGATAGAAATTGTATAGacttatacatatacataaatctATTTGTGTGAAGCAGGTTGTGCCGTCAACTGAATACATATACAATGTGACTGATGATGGTAGGAGTTTTATGGTCTATTTAAAGAACAAAACATGCAGCTGTGGGAAGtttcaatatgaagaaattcCTTGTGAACATGCTTGGGCTGTATTGAAGCGGAAAAGTCTAGTAGCCGATGGATATTGCTCAGATTTGTATAAACCAAAGACGGTTTTGAAAAGATTTATGAGATACCGATCTATCCATTGCCTTTCTTTTCAGAGTGGGTCATACCTGAAGCCATAATGTATGATGAAGTCCGACCTCCAAAATTCAAAAGACCTCCCAGAAGGCCTAAAAATAAACCCCGTTCAAAAACTAAACGTGAATTGCTTGGACTAAAAGAAAAGCATACATGTAGTACATGTGGATTTGCAGGTCACAATAGGCGTTCATGTAGAAATAGACCTCAAGAAGTTTAACAAGTTTTTACGATTCTATTGAACTgtaaaatttgatttgatatacaattgaattttaTTCTGAAGTAGTTTTGTGTTAAAACAGTATGAGTTAGTATTTTCAATATGGAATAAAGTTGTTATGTCTTATTAATTGTGctaatcatttttctttattttgtcttCGTGCTATTATTAGGAATTATCGTTTGTGTCTATATTGTACATCATATACAGAAATACTTTACGTATACGTTCAATtgaacaattatatacaattgtAAAAGTTTAACAATTCATAAGCTTGATAAATACATAGTTGTATAATTTGTTGTTTAAGCTGAATGtatatttatactttataaaatttgtataaattttacaGATACTTAACTGTATACTTATATAGTTAATAATGAATTAACAATTGTATAACTGTCTATATTTATACAgttaatgtataaatatatgttgttgtttaagttgaatatatatgtatgctaTGAACTATTTTGTAAGACttgaaatgtatatgtatatatccaACATAAATGTAATCCTAGTTTTATATTGTTAGTGTATAACTATTAATTGTATAAGCTTATttgtaaatttgaaatttctgaacAATTGTATAATCCTAGTAATGTATAATTATACAGTTCATAATGAATTAACAATTGTATAAACTGTCGAGATTTATACAATTAATTGTATAATCATACAGAAAGTAAAATAAACTGTTGAGATTTATACAGTTAATGTGTATAGTCTCATtattataaattgtataataatcattttttatataaaaaatacaaagtAAAATATACACATAGGTTTATACAGTTagtgtataaatatatattgtgtaATGTAGTTTGTATAAGTATTAAATTGTAAACAAAAATAACGAAGTGAAAGACTTAATTGAACAAACAAGTATATTACAATACAAAAACATAGAAGTTCACAAATTGTTATGTCTTTTGCATattcaaaaatacataaatctAGTATTACGGTTCTAATCAATTGTGATCATGTCACTGATATCAACATCCCTATGAATCCTGACTGGCCTTTCTGGTGCCTCACTGTCACTGTTGGCTCAGCTTGGATTTTTTGCATTCCATAATTCCACAACAAAGACGCGTATTGAATACGGGTAAAATCTGGATCAAATGTTGGAACCAAATTCCCCTTACTGATATGGTCTGCATAAGCAGCAACATATAGTCCACAATCGCTGAAATTATACACAACCATTGTAGGATCagtgtaaaattaaaattaaaaatttgattaagaGTAATAATAAGACTTACAGGCTTCCTTCATGTTGTTGTGTTATATCATTGACATGTATAATTTCAAAAGAGTCAACTTCAGAATGCGACTTGTATTTCGGATGTGACGATATGTTAATGCCTTTCTTCTTGTAAAAACCAGATTTAGATAGATACATGGGAATCAGTTGTACATATTTCTTGATCTCATTTGAAACTGACGAATTGTGTAGTGAACCACCTCTAAGAGAATCATAGACATGTATACATCTCTCATTAAAAGACACAACGATAAGAACCCAATGAAATATCTGCTCGATGTTAACAGGGATAAGGATGTTATCAACGGTATGTCAAGGTGCAGCAACATGAATTATGTATCCATTAATGTACTCAATAATGGACTCCTCTATACTCTCCTTATTGACTGTACTATCCAAATTGTAATAAGCATCCCACACATTTGCAATTAGTTTATTGAAATTGCAATCCACAGTAATAAAGCTGAATTCATTGTTATCGGAGTTGGAGTACTTGGCTCTTTTGCGTATGTAATACCAAATGACATCTATGTGCTGTaaaaagacataatcataaattgtataaattctaaaactgtaaattgtataaaaaacaGAATTGTGTAAAGCTTACCGAGTCATCAAGCAATTGATCTTTGTATGCAAACCTATAGAACCAGTTCTTGTTTTGGACAGTTACAATTTCAAAATGATACCACATCTGTAAGCGAGACTTGTTCTTTTTGTATCGCTCTTCTTTACCtatcctatcaaaattcaaataaaaagaaatttttatacaaatacacacatatatgattaaataagtATATTTAGTAATTACTAACTAATTTACTTTGCGCTATGCCTGACAAGAAGCCCTTCATTTAACCATTTCCAGAAATGCAGATATAAAGTTGTAAGATCCA includes:
- the LOC114076758 gene encoding uncharacterized protein LOC114076758 — protein: MYLSKSGFYKKKGINISSHPKYKSHSEVDSFEIIHVNDITQQHEGSLDCGLYVAAYADHISKGNLVPTFDPDFTRIQYASLLWNYGMQKIQAEPTVTVRHQKGQSGFIGMLISVT